The following are from one region of the Natronocella acetinitrilica genome:
- the narJ gene encoding nitrate reductase molybdenum cofactor assembly chaperone yields the protein MQTLKAIAVMLHYPDETLQRHAGELVDMVGAERRLSSVTRRQLIDLIRHWQSEDLLDLQAAYVGLFDRSRALSLHLFEHVHGESRDRGQAMVDLQDIYRKQGLDIAANELPDYVPLFLEFCSRLPEQDAREWLQEVAHLLLLLHGRLQQRESSYAALFQALLELGEVAEPDADFRRQLSEEERDDTPEALDRVWAEEPVIFGPTDGCGGARTNTGQAVPVEWTDRRKTVTEES from the coding sequence ATGCAAACGCTCAAGGCCATTGCCGTGATGCTGCACTACCCGGATGAGACGCTGCAGCGCCATGCCGGCGAACTGGTGGACATGGTGGGTGCCGAGCGGCGGCTGTCCTCCGTGACACGCCGGCAACTCATCGATCTGATCCGTCATTGGCAAAGCGAGGATCTGCTTGATCTGCAGGCCGCCTATGTGGGCCTGTTCGATCGCAGCCGTGCATTGTCCCTGCACCTTTTCGAGCACGTTCACGGCGAGTCCCGGGATCGGGGGCAGGCCATGGTGGATCTGCAGGACATCTACCGGAAGCAGGGCCTGGACATCGCCGCCAATGAGCTGCCGGACTACGTGCCGCTGTTCCTGGAGTTCTGTTCCCGGTTGCCCGAGCAGGATGCCCGGGAGTGGCTGCAGGAAGTGGCCCATCTGCTGTTGTTGCTGCATGGGCGCTTGCAGCAGCGGGAAAGTAGTTACGCGGCGCTGTTCCAGGCGCTGCTCGAACTGGGTGAAGTGGCGGAGCCGGATGCCGATTTCCGCCGCCAGCTCAGCGAGGAAGAGCGGGACGATACCCCCGAGGCGCTGGATCGTGTCTGGGCGGAGGAGCCGGTGATCTTCGGCCCCACCGATGGCTGCGGTGGCGCCAGGACCAACACTGGCCAGGCGGTACCCGTGGAGTGGACTGACCGTCGCAAGACCGTGACCGAGGAGTCATAA
- the narI gene encoding respiratory nitrate reductase subunit gamma — protein MYLYLHELAFGVFPYIAGSVFLLGSLLRYEKSQYTWRTGSSQMLSNDPLFRLGSYLFHIGVIALFFGHLVGLLTPYAVYTALGMTSGAKQLLAILIGGFFGVICLAGMLILAYRRTVNPRVRRTGSPMDMFILYLLFAQLATGLLTIFVSTGHLSGEVIVQISTWAQRLVTFQPNAADTIIDVHWIYKIHMFLGMVMFFIFPFTRLVHVWSVPYGYIGRAYQVVRRRTAM, from the coding sequence ATGTACCTCTACCTTCATGAACTCGCCTTTGGTGTCTTCCCCTACATCGCGGGAAGCGTGTTCCTCCTGGGCAGCTTGCTGCGCTACGAAAAGAGCCAGTACACCTGGCGGACAGGCTCCAGCCAGATGCTGTCCAATGATCCCCTGTTCCGGCTTGGCAGCTATCTGTTCCACATTGGCGTGATCGCGTTGTTCTTCGGGCACCTGGTGGGGCTGCTGACACCCTACGCCGTGTACACGGCTCTCGGCATGACCTCCGGCGCCAAGCAACTCCTCGCCATCCTCATCGGCGGGTTCTTCGGGGTCATCTGCCTCGCGGGCATGTTGATTCTGGCCTACCGGCGCACGGTGAATCCCCGGGTGCGGCGTACCGGCAGCCCCATGGACATGTTCATCCTGTATCTGCTGTTCGCCCAGCTCGCCACCGGGTTGCTGACCATCTTCGTGTCCACCGGCCACCTGAGCGGGGAAGTCATCGTGCAGATCTCCACCTGGGCGCAGCGTCTGGTGACCTTCCAGCCTAACGCGGCGGACACCATCATCGATGTCCACTGGATCTACAAGATCCACATGTTCCTCGGGATGGTCATGTTCTTCATTTTTCCATTCACCCGGCTGGTGCATGTGTGGAGCGTGCCTTACGGGTACATCGGCAGGGCGTACCAGGTGGTGCGTCGGCGGACGGCCATGTGA
- a CDS encoding peptidylprolyl isomerase, with the protein MSIQVNGREISSREINIESAHHQEPGADPRHAWRRAAVALTVRELMLQRARQVDLTVPDDPEGQDAALDALVEREVNMPAAEEDECRRWYEQNLEAFRSPDLVEVRHILLAAAPEDMDGRDVAREQAEALLSRLEQEPRAFPAMAAAHSRCSSSAEGGHLGQVSRGQTVPEFEDVVLRLPVGLAGRPVETRYGFHVVEVLQRIPGEQLPFDAAKTKIKEYLEERTRRRAIHQYIRLLAGEADIKGIDLDASESMLIQ; encoded by the coding sequence ATGAGCATTCAAGTCAATGGCCGGGAGATCAGCTCCCGGGAGATCAATATCGAATCGGCGCACCACCAGGAACCGGGCGCTGACCCGCGCCATGCCTGGCGGCGGGCTGCGGTGGCGCTCACGGTGCGGGAACTCATGCTGCAGCGAGCCCGGCAGGTAGACCTCACCGTGCCGGACGACCCTGAAGGGCAGGATGCGGCGCTGGATGCACTGGTGGAGCGTGAGGTGAACATGCCTGCCGCCGAGGAGGACGAGTGTAGACGCTGGTACGAGCAGAACCTCGAAGCCTTCCGCAGCCCCGACCTGGTGGAGGTCAGGCACATCCTGCTGGCGGCGGCGCCAGAAGACATGGATGGCCGTGATGTTGCCCGGGAGCAAGCAGAAGCACTGCTGAGCCGACTGGAGCAGGAGCCTCGCGCATTCCCGGCAATGGCGGCTGCCCATTCCCGGTGTTCGTCCTCGGCGGAAGGAGGTCACCTGGGGCAGGTCAGCCGTGGCCAGACGGTGCCGGAATTCGAAGACGTGGTGCTGCGCCTGCCGGTTGGTCTTGCCGGCCGGCCGGTGGAAACCCGCTACGGCTTTCATGTGGTGGAAGTGCTGCAACGGATACCCGGCGAACAACTGCCCTTCGACGCCGCAAAGACCAAGATCAAGGAGTACCTGGAAGAGCGAACCCGCCGCCGCGCCATTCATCAGTATATTCGCCTGCTGGCGGGCGAGGCCGACATCAAGGGAATCGACCTGGATGCCAGCGAATCAATGCTCATCCAATAG
- a CDS encoding hemerythrin domain-containing protein: MTDFVDELLCEHQEIRRVLNVVESQLDLLHADDDPNWELLLDAMYYLTRYPDLFHHGFEDVVFRQLHRRDAAAREFVQDLGREHGLLHELGMAFLALCEDVDAETMVPKDRLEHAGRCYVTAQQRHMRKEEQTVFPRIRHSLTEQDWLEVQHDLERLAQARAGADTMSDQFKLLHAHLMPETEA, translated from the coding sequence ATGACTGACTTTGTCGATGAACTGCTCTGTGAACACCAGGAAATTCGGCGCGTCCTGAATGTGGTGGAGAGTCAGCTTGACCTTCTGCATGCGGACGATGATCCGAACTGGGAATTGCTGCTGGATGCCATGTACTACCTGACTCGGTATCCCGACCTGTTTCACCATGGTTTCGAGGACGTGGTGTTCCGACAACTGCATCGCCGGGATGCGGCTGCCCGTGAGTTCGTGCAGGATCTTGGCCGTGAGCATGGCCTGTTGCATGAGTTGGGGATGGCGTTTCTCGCCCTGTGTGAAGACGTGGATGCAGAAACCATGGTGCCCAAGGACAGGCTGGAACATGCCGGGCGATGCTACGTGACTGCCCAGCAGCGGCACATGCGCAAGGAAGAACAGACTGTTTTCCCGCGCATTCGCCACAGCCTGACCGAGCAGGACTGGCTTGAAGTGCAGCATGACCTGGAGCGCCTGGCGCAAGCCCGAGCCGGCGCCGACACCATGAGCGACCAGTTCAAGCTGCTTCACGCCCACTTGATGCCGGAGACCGAGGCGTGA
- a CDS encoding NADPH:quinone reductase has protein sequence MKAIRVHAFGEPKALQLDTVADPKPAPGQVLVKVQAVGINPVETYIRAGQYAKLPDLPYTPGHDAAGTVAAVGEGVDRVAVGDRVYVAGTLSGAYAEMTLADQSKVHPLPDSISFQQGAGIGVPYTTAYHALFQRGHGIAGETVLIHGATGGVGIAALQLAKAAGLTVIATGGTEAGRALLADQGADVVLDHRDPKHMDAALAATGGRGVDVILEMVADANLGVDLPALAHGGRVVVIGSRGDVEINARNLMQRRAQVLGAALALVTPEEYRSAHAAIGAGLRNGSLKPVIARELKLEQAAEAHVSVMEPGARGKIVLVP, from the coding sequence GTGAAAGCAATCCGCGTCCATGCATTTGGCGAACCCAAGGCCCTGCAGCTCGACACCGTGGCCGACCCGAAACCGGCTCCCGGTCAGGTGCTGGTAAAAGTACAGGCGGTGGGCATCAACCCGGTTGAGACCTACATCCGCGCCGGCCAATACGCAAAACTGCCCGACCTCCCCTACACGCCCGGCCACGACGCCGCAGGCACCGTGGCCGCCGTCGGCGAAGGCGTGGATCGCGTTGCCGTGGGCGACCGGGTCTACGTGGCCGGCACGCTCTCCGGGGCCTACGCCGAGATGACCCTGGCGGACCAGAGCAAGGTCCACCCGCTGCCGGATTCGATCAGCTTTCAACAGGGCGCGGGTATCGGCGTTCCCTACACCACTGCCTACCATGCCCTCTTTCAGCGCGGTCACGGAATCGCCGGTGAGACGGTACTTATTCATGGTGCGACCGGTGGTGTGGGTATTGCCGCGTTGCAGTTGGCGAAAGCCGCCGGGCTGACCGTCATCGCCACCGGCGGCACCGAGGCCGGGCGTGCACTGCTGGCCGATCAGGGCGCTGACGTGGTGCTGGATCACCGCGATCCCAAACACATGGATGCCGCCCTGGCAGCCACCGGGGGACGTGGCGTGGACGTGATCCTGGAAATGGTGGCCGACGCCAACCTGGGTGTCGATCTGCCAGCGCTGGCCCATGGCGGTCGCGTGGTGGTCATCGGCAGCCGGGGTGACGTGGAGATCAACGCCCGCAACCTGATGCAGCGCCGGGCCCAGGTGCTGGGCGCTGCCCTGGCCCTGGTGACGCCGGAGGAGTACCGCAGCGCCCATGCGGCCATCGGCGCTGGCCTGCGCAACGGGTCGCTGAAACCGGTCATTGCCCGGGAGTTGAAGCTGGAACAGGCCGCCGAGGCTCATGTCTCGGTCATGGAACCCGGCGCCCGGGGCAAGATCGTGCTGGTGCCCTGA
- a CDS encoding metallothionein yields the protein MSDSDKVKCACPDCVCRVNPNEAIQRDGRPYCGEACANGHSEGNGCGHKNCGCHG from the coding sequence ATGAGTGATTCCGACAAGGTGAAGTGCGCCTGCCCCGATTGCGTCTGCCGCGTGAACCCGAACGAGGCGATCCAGCGTGACGGTCGCCCTTATTGTGGCGAAGCCTGCGCGAATGGCCACAGTGAGGGTAATGGCTGCGGCCACAAGAACTGCGGCTGCCACGGCTGA
- a CDS encoding ArsR/SmtB family transcription factor, which translates to MTRVNDDQLTELGDMFRMLSDPTRLGIVLSCMDAPLSVSEIASQVNATSSLVSHHLRLLRATRLVRGAREGRRVMYVVSDDHVRTMLQNMVEHIHEEQGDHHE; encoded by the coding sequence ATGACGCGCGTGAACGACGATCAACTGACTGAACTGGGCGACATGTTCCGCATGCTGAGCGATCCGACCCGGCTCGGAATTGTCCTGAGTTGCATGGATGCCCCCCTGAGCGTCAGCGAAATTGCCAGCCAGGTGAACGCAACGTCGTCCCTGGTGAGTCACCACTTGCGGCTGCTGCGGGCAACCCGGCTGGTGCGAGGCGCTCGCGAGGGGCGTCGCGTCATGTATGTCGTCAGTGACGACCACGTGCGCACCATGTTGCAGAACATGGTCGAGCACATCCATGAAGAGCAAGGAGACCACCATGAGTGA
- a CDS encoding YgaP family membrane protein, giving the protein MFQRNVGGIDRIARAVLGLAILSLVFVGPQTAWGWLGLIPLATAAIGYCPAYSPFGFRTCRS; this is encoded by the coding sequence ATGTTCCAGCGCAATGTCGGCGGCATTGACCGCATCGCCCGGGCCGTTCTGGGCCTGGCCATCCTCAGTCTGGTCTTCGTCGGGCCGCAGACTGCGTGGGGCTGGCTCGGCCTGATCCCGCTCGCCACCGCGGCTATCGGTTACTGCCCGGCCTACTCGCCCTTCGGCTTCAGGACCTGCAGAAGCTGA
- a CDS encoding Crp/Fnr family transcriptional regulator produces the protein MRQPSRVALNALAPDAPEALLQRVTCLELKAGTRVFGPGDPCRGLPFVMSGGIRVQITSVSGHEIVLYRIGEDQLCPLSVSCLFTEKGYPAEAVVEKDAEVLVVPAGTFDELFACSRHFRRFVMGSYGDRLFSLMILVEEIAFRRMDERIAEHLLEHSDDDVLHTTHQRLAIELGTAREVVSRVLKDYERRGLLRLERGRIDVLDRGGLRSHCSHHSDA, from the coding sequence ATGCGTCAGCCCAGCCGGGTGGCCCTGAATGCCCTCGCCCCCGATGCGCCTGAAGCCCTGCTCCAGCGGGTTACCTGTCTCGAACTGAAAGCAGGAACGCGGGTTTTTGGTCCGGGGGATCCCTGTCGGGGGCTGCCCTTCGTGATGAGTGGCGGTATCCGGGTGCAGATCACCTCCGTCAGCGGTCACGAGATTGTTCTCTACCGGATTGGCGAGGATCAGCTCTGTCCGCTCTCCGTGTCCTGTCTCTTTACCGAGAAGGGTTACCCCGCAGAGGCCGTGGTGGAGAAGGATGCGGAAGTCCTGGTGGTGCCCGCCGGTACGTTCGATGAACTGTTCGCCTGTTCCAGGCACTTCCGGCGCTTCGTCATGGGCAGCTATGGCGACCGGCTCTTCTCACTGATGATTCTGGTTGAGGAAATCGCCTTCCGGCGCATGGACGAGCGTATTGCCGAGCATCTGCTCGAGCATTCTGATGATGACGTACTCCATACCACCCACCAGCGTCTCGCCATCGAACTGGGAACCGCCCGCGAGGTGGTGAGCCGGGTACTCAAGGACTACGAGCGGCGTGGCCTGCTGCGGCTGGAGCGTGGTCGAATCGACGTGCTTGATCGAGGCGGGCTGCGCTCACATTGCTCCCATCACAGCGATGCATGA
- a CDS encoding DUF6691 family protein, whose amino-acid sequence MNKALPGAFVAGLVFGIGLLVSGMANPAKVLGFLDLFGNWDPSLAFVMAGAIAVGLGAFRLAARRERSLLGEPFRIPDRRDIDRGLVLGGLGFGVGWGLAGFCPGPALVALGAGEAKALVFVIAMIAGMELFEVVQRRRS is encoded by the coding sequence ATGAACAAAGCATTACCAGGCGCATTTGTCGCCGGACTTGTCTTCGGTATCGGCCTGCTGGTCTCCGGCATGGCGAACCCGGCCAAGGTGCTGGGGTTTCTCGACCTGTTCGGCAACTGGGACCCATCCCTCGCCTTCGTGATGGCAGGCGCCATCGCCGTCGGGCTGGGGGCCTTTCGACTGGCCGCCCGCCGGGAGCGTTCGCTCCTGGGCGAGCCGTTCCGCATTCCCGATCGCCGTGATATCGACAGGGGGCTGGTATTGGGCGGCCTCGGCTTTGGCGTTGGCTGGGGTCTGGCCGGCTTCTGTCCGGGCCCTGCCCTGGTGGCACTGGGCGCCGGCGAAGCCAAGGCCCTGGTGTTTGTCATCGCCATGATTGCGGGGATGGAGCTCTTCGAGGTGGTGCAGCGACGGCGCAGCTAG
- a CDS encoding YeeE/YedE family protein, translated as MTIDWAAFTPWTALAGGALIGLAAALFVLLNGRIAGISGILGGLLRPAAGDTGWRLAFLAGMIAAPLLWLLLAGSPTIRIDAGYPLLIAAGLLVGISTRYGSGCTSGHGVCGLSRLSPRSLVATLCFMGTGFLTVFVMRHLLGG; from the coding sequence ATGACCATCGACTGGGCTGCCTTCACCCCATGGACTGCACTGGCGGGGGGCGCACTCATCGGCCTGGCCGCAGCGCTCTTTGTCCTGCTCAACGGCCGGATTGCCGGCATCAGCGGCATACTCGGCGGGCTGCTGCGGCCGGCGGCTGGCGACACCGGCTGGCGTCTCGCCTTTCTGGCGGGAATGATCGCGGCGCCACTGCTGTGGCTGTTGCTGGCCGGCAGCCCCACCATCCGGATCGACGCCGGCTACCCACTGCTCATCGCCGCTGGCCTTCTGGTCGGTATCAGCACCCGATACGGCAGCGGCTGCACCAGCGGCCATGGGGTCTGCGGTCTGTCGCGGCTCTCGCCGCGCTCCCTGGTGGCCACCCTGTGCTTCATGGGCACCGGTTTTCTCACCGTTTTCGTGATGCGTCACCTGCTGGGAGGCTAG
- a CDS encoding ArsR/SmtB family transcription factor, producing the protein MPADTTTHLDVDAMREAAGEASGLLRMLAHEDRLLLLCQLTEGELCVSDLEERLDIRQPSLSQQLGVLRRQQLVTTRREGRHIYYRIADARAQRVLATLYELFCNHTGDAS; encoded by the coding sequence ATGCCTGCCGACACCACCACTCACCTTGATGTCGACGCCATGCGCGAAGCCGCCGGAGAGGCCTCCGGCCTGCTGCGGATGCTGGCGCATGAGGATCGACTGCTGCTGCTCTGTCAGCTGACCGAAGGAGAACTATGCGTCAGTGACCTGGAGGAGCGCCTTGATATCCGTCAACCCAGCCTGTCCCAGCAGCTCGGCGTACTCAGGCGACAACAGCTTGTGACGACGCGCCGCGAGGGGCGGCATATTTACTACCGTATTGCAGATGCCCGTGCCCAGCGCGTGCTGGCAACGCTCTACGAGCTGTTCTGCAACCACACCGGAGACGCATCATGA
- a CDS encoding MBL fold metallo-hydrolase, producing MRPQVEAFLDSDSETFSYVVFDRPGGSAAVVDPVLDFDSKSGRTSTAGAQRLVDFVGEQNLTVEWILETHAHADHLSAAPFIRDAVGGRIAIGEHIRSVQKIFREVFNLEKEFLPNGSDFDHLFTEGDTFAVGELQGRVIHTPGHTPADLAYLIGDAVFVGDTLFMPDVGTARCDFPGGDAATLFASTRRLLALPDETRMFMCHDYPTEGRSHQFETTVGEQKRSNKHVHEGVSEAEFVEWRRSRDATLDMPRLILPSIQVNIRAGKMPPPEDNGKVYLKLPINQL from the coding sequence ATGCGCCCTCAGGTCGAAGCGTTTCTTGATTCGGATAGTGAAACTTTCAGTTATGTGGTGTTCGACCGGCCGGGCGGCTCGGCAGCCGTGGTCGACCCGGTGCTCGACTTCGACAGCAAGTCGGGCCGCACCTCCACGGCCGGCGCGCAACGCCTGGTGGATTTCGTGGGCGAGCAAAATCTGACCGTGGAGTGGATTCTCGAAACCCATGCCCACGCAGACCACCTTTCCGCTGCGCCCTTCATCCGCGACGCGGTGGGCGGTCGCATCGCCATCGGTGAGCATATCCGTTCTGTGCAGAAGATCTTCCGCGAGGTCTTCAACCTCGAGAAAGAGTTCCTGCCCAACGGCAGTGACTTTGATCATCTGTTCACCGAGGGCGATACATTTGCCGTCGGCGAATTGCAGGGACGCGTGATTCACACGCCTGGCCACACCCCGGCGGATCTGGCCTATCTGATCGGAGACGCGGTGTTTGTGGGTGACACACTGTTCATGCCCGACGTGGGCACGGCGCGTTGTGATTTCCCTGGCGGTGATGCCGCAACCCTGTTCGCGTCCACCCGGCGGTTACTGGCTCTGCCGGATGAAACCCGCATGTTCATGTGTCACGACTACCCCACCGAGGGGCGCAGTCACCAGTTTGAGACCACGGTGGGCGAGCAGAAGCGCAGCAACAAGCACGTGCACGAGGGTGTCAGCGAGGCGGAATTCGTGGAATGGCGACGCTCTCGGGATGCCACACTGGACATGCCGCGGCTGATCCTGCCATCCATCCAGGTCAATATTCGCGCCGGCAAGATGCCCCCGCCGGAGGACAACGGCAAGGTCTACCTCAAGCTGCCCATCAACCAGCTCTAG